One genomic region from Hyalangium ruber encodes:
- a CDS encoding M12 family metallopeptidase: MTRVRLFHPLALALLLAAPAMVVHAKESMGKGMPPPPEFLPESKPLAPWQSLMGDEKPTTLMAIRAGASKPSPMVVVKRGDLAITEGDIVVGWYSQLMSDFSQENAIRNPNQKWPKINGKVVVPYQVHSSLPSAQRAALNAAIAEYNAKTCVRFVPKTTEANFVTVILGNGCYSYIGSIQQGAQELSLGQGCEFKGTAVHELMHALGFDHEQSRPDRDQYLTVNYQNVVRGMESQFDVCQDCTTQNIPYEYSSIMHYGAQAFTNNGRDTMVPKQRGAQLAEPYDKPGLTTLDVKKIHKLYGC; encoded by the coding sequence ATGACACGAGTCCGATTGTTTCATCCCCTCGCCTTGGCTCTGCTGCTCGCCGCTCCTGCCATGGTGGTCCATGCCAAGGAGTCCATGGGCAAGGGCATGCCCCCTCCCCCAGAGTTCTTGCCCGAGTCAAAGCCGTTGGCGCCCTGGCAATCATTGATGGGGGATGAGAAGCCCACGACCCTCATGGCCATCCGCGCCGGGGCGTCCAAGCCGTCCCCGATGGTCGTCGTGAAGCGGGGAGACCTGGCCATCACCGAGGGAGACATCGTCGTTGGCTGGTACAGCCAGCTCATGAGTGACTTCTCCCAGGAGAATGCCATTCGGAACCCGAACCAGAAGTGGCCCAAGATCAATGGGAAGGTCGTTGTTCCCTACCAGGTCCACAGCAGTCTCCCGTCAGCACAAAGGGCAGCCCTCAATGCCGCGATTGCTGAATACAACGCGAAGACCTGTGTCCGCTTCGTCCCCAAGACGACCGAAGCCAACTTCGTCACCGTCATCCTCGGGAACGGGTGCTACTCTTATATCGGCTCCATCCAGCAAGGCGCTCAGGAACTCAGTCTGGGACAGGGTTGTGAGTTCAAGGGGACAGCCGTCCATGAACTCATGCATGCCCTTGGCTTCGATCATGAGCAGAGTCGGCCGGATCGCGATCAGTACCTCACCGTGAACTACCAGAACGTGGTCAGGGGAATGGAGAGCCAGTTCGACGTCTGCCAGGACTGCACGACGCAGAATATTCCTTATGAGTATTCATCCATCATGCACTACGGCGCCCAGGCATTCACGAACAATGGCCGAGACACCATGGTGCCCAAACAGCGAGGGGCACAGCTCGCCGAGCCCTACGACAAGCCGGGCCTCACGACTCTGGACGTCAAGAAGATCCACAAGCTGTACGGCTGCTAG
- a CDS encoding tetratricopeptide repeat protein, translated as MRSSPPPSARVLLVLLSVLAASALPGLAQAKDTDSNALGFKAYEKGDYKKAHGLFEKALKQNPDNAYARLNRARTITLLNQSKDKVDSAESCDYASNWMFRALADLSKAVELNRAAILPKIDEDEKGLKPLKAREDYVKWRKAVGALAGEAGGTEKVLRETSDWWFHAPGAIPVGITLHPDKKISELSPAGEEQPAGQWGLKGEQLEFTPPKGKPVHWKVSTEKYYFNEGKDFFFELQLVPANAELPASGWLAGPLRAGPITGDCE; from the coding sequence ATGCGCTCCTCCCCGCCGCCGTCCGCCCGTGTGTTGCTGGTCCTGCTCTCCGTCCTCGCCGCGAGCGCCCTGCCGGGGCTCGCGCAGGCCAAGGACACTGACTCCAACGCCCTGGGCTTCAAGGCGTACGAGAAGGGGGACTACAAGAAGGCGCACGGCCTCTTCGAGAAGGCGCTGAAGCAGAACCCCGACAACGCCTACGCCCGGCTCAACCGCGCGCGCACCATCACCCTGCTGAACCAGAGCAAGGACAAGGTCGACAGCGCCGAGTCCTGTGACTACGCCTCCAACTGGATGTTCCGAGCCCTGGCCGACCTGTCGAAGGCCGTCGAGCTGAACCGGGCGGCCATCCTCCCCAAGATCGACGAGGACGAGAAGGGGCTCAAGCCGCTCAAGGCCCGGGAGGACTATGTGAAGTGGCGCAAGGCGGTGGGCGCCCTGGCTGGCGAGGCGGGAGGGACGGAGAAGGTGCTCCGCGAGACGTCCGACTGGTGGTTCCATGCGCCTGGCGCAATCCCCGTGGGCATCACCCTGCATCCCGACAAGAAGATCTCCGAGCTGAGCCCCGCGGGAGAGGAGCAGCCCGCGGGTCAGTGGGGCCTCAAGGGAGAGCAGCTCGAGTTCACCCCGCCTAAGGGCAAGCCGGTACACTGGAAGGTGAGCACGGAGAAGTACTACTTCAATGAGGGCAAGGACTTCTTCTTCGAGCTGCAGCTGGTGCCTGCGAACGCGGAGCTGCCCGCTTCCGGCTGGCTCGCGGGCCCCTTGAGGGCGGGGCCGATCACCGGAGACTGCGAATAG
- the fxsT gene encoding FxSxx-COOH system tetratricopeptide repeat protein, with the protein MRIDGDPRPPPYRAVILTALPLEFQAVRAHLRECQEEAHPEGTIYERGRFSGGSGLWEVLLVEVGAGNLRAASETERALEYFSPHVALFVGVAGGLKDVSLGDVVFATKVYGYESGKSRTAFEPRPDVGESSYLLEQRARANARKGDWLRRIIGPASARVPRTLAGPIAAGEKVLAETRSELYQFLRAQYGDALAVEMEGRGFLVATRARRRVEALVIRGISDCIDAKAEADASGSQELAARHASAFAFELLSRFTPSIAELLLPEPRTEEHGVIWSVPYPRNPNFTGRQSLLQEVREHFLAAPARPQPLALHGLGGVGKTQLALEYACRQALDERHYTHVLWVRADDPAVLATSYAALSETLELPEKSAPEQRQKIVAVQQWLQRHEGWLLIIDNAEQPGALASYLPPAVKGHVLITSRNPAWGRLARAALVDVLGRAEAVEFLRKRTGQDDPPAAMHLTGALGGLPLALEQAAAYIEQTGKSLTDYLRLFKQRHQELLIRPGAPPDYPHTVAATWSLSFEQVHAQEPAGAALLSLCSFLAPTPIPIALLAAGASLLPESLAPVVTDEVRRDEVIGTLRRYSLVQVHQHYLLFHRLVQVVMRERLEEEQARWARTALGLIHRFFIFDTYDLRTWSQCSVLLPHAMEVAGQAGELETGLELLPGLLAHVGSFWQLQAEYEMASHVLDWGLEVLAESPAPQAAQETHLRHRRGMVALQLGSIDGAQEHLEHALKLVQEAPQEEERQAATTILFCDMAALDMKRGQYAEARAHAERALALAESTVPGNHPLIGQVASILGSVLQRQACFDQARTQAERALSISQENFGLLHPKTAEDLYHLAEVLEELGGYGEARARFEQALEISRKLYGLEHPIIANILRGLAGLHRRLGDLQQALTCCENALRIDEQRLGPAHHIVGVDLNDLAGVLQDQGDLVNARAYLERALILDEQTFGPMHPEVATALDNLGRVQQEQGEREAARASFERALTIHEQTHGPEHPNVARVLNNLGVLLTEMKDFPMAMRHLERALAMDERFYGPSHHEVALDLSNLASALIMQGDKNQGGALLQRALSIYDAHNELPASEVLTCVILMGKVLFQRREWAEARSYLERALQLQKQLKSDVQQRIAVLLTLGDCLRHLESYPQAVSCLEQARALLAETRDAALLCSLLTSLGACYRELDQSQQARASLEAALPLAEEAGNEALLSHARFELGRLTRQEREWQRARTLLDQVWDHREEVELERPDLVLNELGLVLEGMENLSGARARFEEALRAGETLRGPESQAVAVYAANLGRVLLNLRDLPAAHLQLERARAIWERLRGASSLAVAEVLQLLAQMRFSSGQLPEAEADAKRALSIYSAQEAPPAQKLTETLIVLGGIHWRAGALQEAQASMERALSLQESEPELGEGHLFSALFMLGDIFEKQKDLPRAKDVFVRALKLGATQPNVDPLSLCKINRRLGDLYKLEGELRRAHACYESAVSLHPSLRSAAPLSLTEDYMKLANACRLLEVPPTSALRHVEHALLILERMPPEEREAPQARVAELQANMLRGEILLKLQRWPEARTFFEKALESSRLDVLPLDHLCNLHQNLASSLMNMGMHKRAMLHFERALPLAAKAHGTEHPEYAVVVANIGYCLLEMGKGREAIKKLKRALAIFEQHEGPEHPQAPLIRQDLAELKR; encoded by the coding sequence ATGCGCATCGACGGGGACCCGCGACCGCCCCCCTACCGGGCAGTGATCCTGACCGCGCTCCCGCTGGAGTTCCAGGCGGTGCGTGCCCATCTGCGCGAGTGCCAGGAGGAGGCTCATCCGGAAGGCACCATCTATGAGCGAGGCCGCTTCTCCGGGGGGAGTGGACTCTGGGAGGTACTGCTGGTGGAAGTCGGTGCCGGCAACCTCCGCGCGGCCAGCGAGACCGAGCGGGCCCTCGAGTACTTCAGTCCTCACGTCGCGCTCTTCGTCGGCGTGGCGGGGGGGCTGAAGGACGTCTCGCTGGGTGACGTCGTGTTTGCCACGAAGGTGTATGGCTACGAGTCCGGCAAGAGCCGGACCGCGTTCGAGCCCAGACCGGATGTGGGCGAGAGCAGCTACCTCTTGGAGCAGCGAGCCCGCGCCAACGCCCGGAAGGGAGACTGGCTGCGCCGAATCATCGGCCCTGCTTCCGCCAGGGTACCCCGCACCCTGGCGGGACCGATTGCTGCGGGTGAGAAAGTCCTGGCGGAGACGCGCTCCGAACTCTACCAGTTCCTGCGCGCCCAGTATGGAGATGCGCTGGCCGTGGAGATGGAGGGGCGTGGATTCCTGGTAGCCACGCGGGCCCGCAGGCGCGTGGAAGCCCTGGTGATTCGGGGCATCTCCGATTGCATCGATGCCAAGGCGGAAGCCGATGCCTCCGGCTCACAGGAGCTGGCCGCGAGGCATGCCAGCGCCTTCGCCTTCGAGCTACTCTCCCGGTTCACTCCGTCCATCGCGGAGCTACTCCTGCCGGAGCCGCGGACGGAGGAGCACGGCGTCATCTGGAGCGTGCCCTATCCGCGCAACCCGAACTTCACCGGGCGGCAGTCCCTACTCCAGGAGGTCCGCGAGCACTTCCTCGCGGCCCCTGCCCGGCCGCAGCCCCTGGCCTTGCATGGGCTCGGAGGCGTGGGCAAGACCCAGCTCGCGCTGGAGTACGCCTGTCGCCAGGCTCTCGACGAGCGCCACTACACCCATGTCCTCTGGGTACGTGCCGACGACCCTGCCGTCCTGGCCACCTCCTACGCCGCTTTGAGCGAGACACTGGAGCTGCCCGAGAAGAGCGCACCGGAGCAGCGCCAGAAGATCGTGGCCGTCCAGCAATGGCTGCAGAGACACGAGGGCTGGCTGCTCATCATCGATAATGCGGAGCAGCCCGGCGCGCTGGCGTCCTATCTGCCGCCTGCCGTCAAGGGCCATGTCCTCATTACCTCGCGGAACCCTGCCTGGGGCCGGCTGGCCAGGGCCGCGCTGGTGGATGTGCTCGGCCGCGCGGAAGCTGTGGAGTTTCTCCGCAAGCGGACCGGACAGGACGATCCACCCGCCGCCATGCACCTGACCGGTGCCCTGGGAGGCTTGCCGCTTGCCCTGGAGCAGGCCGCAGCCTACATCGAGCAGACGGGGAAGTCGCTGACGGACTACCTCCGGCTCTTCAAGCAACGCCATCAGGAACTCCTGATCCGTCCTGGCGCGCCCCCGGACTATCCGCACACGGTCGCCGCCACTTGGTCTCTCTCCTTCGAGCAGGTCCACGCTCAGGAGCCCGCTGGAGCTGCGCTGCTCTCGCTCTGCTCCTTCCTGGCGCCGACGCCCATCCCCATTGCGCTGCTCGCAGCCGGTGCCTCGCTGCTCCCGGAGTCACTGGCCCCAGTCGTGACCGACGAGGTGCGGCGGGATGAAGTCATCGGCACGCTTCGGCGCTACTCCCTCGTCCAGGTCCACCAGCACTACCTGCTGTTCCACCGGCTGGTGCAGGTGGTGATGAGGGAGCGCTTGGAGGAGGAACAGGCCCGCTGGGCTAGGACCGCGCTCGGCCTCATCCACCGGTTCTTCATCTTCGATACCTATGACTTGAGGACCTGGAGCCAGTGCTCCGTGCTCCTGCCTCATGCCATGGAAGTCGCGGGTCAGGCCGGGGAGCTGGAAACCGGCCTGGAGTTGCTCCCCGGGCTGCTCGCGCACGTCGGTAGCTTCTGGCAGCTGCAAGCGGAGTACGAGATGGCAAGCCACGTGCTCGACTGGGGACTGGAAGTCCTCGCTGAATCCCCAGCGCCGCAGGCTGCCCAGGAGACGCACCTGCGGCATCGCCGAGGCATGGTCGCGCTGCAGCTGGGGAGCATCGATGGAGCCCAGGAGCACCTGGAACACGCACTGAAGCTCGTCCAGGAAGCACCTCAGGAGGAGGAACGGCAGGCGGCCACAACCATCCTCTTCTGCGACATGGCGGCCCTCGACATGAAGCGGGGCCAGTACGCCGAGGCGAGAGCACATGCCGAGCGGGCCCTGGCGCTCGCGGAGTCCACGGTACCTGGCAACCACCCGTTGATCGGTCAGGTGGCATCCATCCTGGGCAGCGTCCTCCAGCGACAGGCGTGCTTCGACCAAGCCCGAACCCAGGCTGAGCGGGCCTTGAGCATCTCCCAGGAGAACTTTGGCCTCCTCCATCCCAAGACCGCAGAGGACCTCTATCATCTCGCCGAGGTGCTGGAGGAGCTCGGCGGCTATGGGGAGGCGAGGGCCCGCTTCGAGCAGGCGCTGGAGATCTCCAGGAAGCTCTATGGACTCGAACACCCCATCATCGCCAACATCTTGAGGGGGCTCGCGGGGCTTCATCGCCGGCTGGGTGACCTGCAGCAGGCGCTCACCTGTTGTGAGAACGCACTGCGCATCGACGAGCAGCGTCTCGGGCCAGCGCATCACATCGTGGGCGTCGATCTAAATGACCTGGCCGGGGTACTCCAGGACCAGGGAGATCTCGTGAACGCGAGAGCCTATCTGGAACGAGCGCTCATACTGGACGAGCAGACCTTTGGTCCGATGCACCCCGAGGTGGCGACAGCGCTGGACAATCTGGGCCGCGTTCAGCAGGAGCAGGGGGAGCGGGAGGCGGCTCGGGCCAGCTTCGAGCGAGCGCTAACCATCCATGAGCAGACCCATGGCCCCGAACATCCCAATGTGGCCAGGGTGCTCAACAACCTGGGCGTGCTCCTGACGGAGATGAAGGATTTCCCCATGGCCATGCGCCACCTTGAGCGTGCGCTTGCCATGGACGAGAGGTTCTACGGTCCGAGCCACCACGAGGTGGCGCTCGACCTCAGCAATCTCGCCTCCGCCCTCATCATGCAGGGAGATAAGAACCAGGGCGGTGCGCTACTCCAGCGAGCCCTGTCCATCTATGACGCCCACAACGAGCTCCCCGCGTCCGAGGTCCTCACCTGTGTCATCCTCATGGGCAAGGTCCTCTTCCAGCGTCGAGAATGGGCGGAAGCCAGGAGCTATCTGGAGCGCGCCCTCCAGTTACAGAAGCAGCTCAAGTCGGACGTGCAGCAGCGCATCGCAGTCTTGCTGACGCTCGGGGACTGTCTCCGCCACCTGGAGAGTTACCCCCAGGCCGTCAGTTGCCTGGAGCAGGCACGGGCGCTCCTCGCGGAGACGCGCGATGCAGCCCTGCTCTGTAGTCTCCTGACCAGCCTTGGCGCCTGCTATCGCGAACTCGACCAGTCGCAGCAGGCCCGGGCGAGCCTCGAGGCGGCCCTTCCCCTCGCGGAGGAGGCAGGAAACGAGGCCCTGCTGTCCCATGCTCGTTTCGAGCTGGGACGATTGACCCGGCAAGAGCGGGAGTGGCAGAGGGCCAGGACTCTCCTCGATCAGGTCTGGGACCACAGGGAAGAAGTGGAGCTGGAGCGACCCGATCTCGTCCTCAATGAGCTGGGCCTCGTCCTGGAGGGGATGGAGAATCTGAGTGGGGCAAGGGCCCGCTTCGAGGAGGCCCTGCGGGCCGGCGAGACCCTTCGTGGCCCCGAGAGCCAGGCCGTGGCGGTGTACGCGGCGAACCTCGGACGGGTTCTCTTGAATCTGCGAGACCTGCCCGCGGCGCACCTCCAATTGGAGCGGGCGCGGGCCATCTGGGAGCGGCTCCGAGGAGCCTCCAGTCTCGCGGTGGCGGAGGTACTCCAGCTCCTGGCACAAATGAGGTTCTCGTCGGGGCAGCTCCCGGAGGCAGAGGCGGATGCCAAGCGAGCCTTGTCCATCTACTCCGCCCAGGAGGCCCCACCGGCTCAGAAGCTCACCGAGACGCTGATCGTGCTGGGAGGCATCCACTGGCGCGCAGGCGCCCTGCAGGAGGCCCAGGCCAGCATGGAGCGGGCCTTGTCACTCCAGGAGTCGGAGCCCGAGCTGGGCGAGGGGCACCTCTTCAGCGCGCTGTTCATGCTCGGAGACATCTTCGAGAAGCAGAAAGATCTCCCGCGAGCAAAGGATGTCTTTGTTCGAGCCTTGAAGCTCGGGGCGACGCAGCCGAACGTCGATCCCCTCTCGCTCTGCAAAATCAACCGCAGGCTGGGGGACCTCTACAAGCTGGAGGGGGAGCTTCGCAGAGCCCACGCCTGCTACGAGTCCGCAGTGAGCCTCCATCCATCCCTCAGGAGTGCTGCGCCCCTCAGCCTGACGGAGGACTACATGAAGCTGGCCAACGCGTGCCGGCTCCTGGAGGTCCCCCCCACGTCCGCGTTGCGGCATGTCGAGCACGCGCTGCTGATCCTGGAGCGGATGCCGCCGGAGGAGAGAGAGGCTCCGCAAGCTAGAGTGGCGGAACTCCAGGCGAACATGCTCCGAGGAGAGATCCTCCTCAAACTGCAGCGTTGGCCGGAAGCACGCACGTTCTTCGAGAAGGCCCTGGAGAGTTCCAGGCTGGATGTGCTCCCCTTGGACCACTTGTGCAACCTGCATCAGAACCTGGCGTCCTCGCTCATGAACATGGGAATGCACAAGCGGGCCATGCTGCACTTCGAGAGGGCGCTGCCACTTGCGGCAAAGGCTCATGGGACAGAGCACCCCGAATATGCCGTGGTTGTGGCCAACATCGGCTACTGCCTCCTGGAGATGGGCAAGGGCCGGGAGGCCATCAAGAAGCTCAAGCGCGCACTGGCGATCTTCGAGCAACACGAGGGGCCCGAGCACCCCCAGGCCCCTCTGATCCGGCAAGATCTGGCGGAGCTGAAGCGCTGA
- a CDS encoding serine/threonine protein kinase yields the protein MAPRWTVAELEPSCLPPGTEVGAWRVLELRGRGSYGAVYRVERVGEGEAGPFALKLALHPVDPRFGRELELLSRIDHPNVPALKGQGLWAHPAGPFPFIVMEWVEGVPLYDWVRVYNPSWRHLMRVLAQVARALDATHGVHGVHRDVKGANVLVRPGDGKAVLLDFGAGDFRGAPTLTREVLPPGTPQYRSPEALRYQWLHYRHRGAHYAPGPADDIYALGVTTYLLVTCTYPPPAIDPAAAVRGILAPSPKPRLPEGVVKACPDLAGLISRMLSDDPSARGSAAEVARELDRAAERAGRQADLPITWRTAQAVVMRTDSSGPLRFVRARGGGLALAAGITAALVLHGGWSAWRQWQEPSEAEVARQAHDAGVADAGTAGLAKDALTASVRVEPPESATKVFSVEVPKEPLPGQKRPPCDKRKVAINGGCWGKPEDSKPPCAQGDYEWKGVCYQPVLAMPVPATSEPP from the coding sequence ATGGCGCCACGCTGGACCGTAGCCGAGTTGGAGCCGAGCTGCCTTCCCCCCGGGACGGAGGTGGGAGCCTGGCGGGTGCTGGAGCTTCGCGGGCGGGGCTCCTATGGAGCCGTCTACCGCGTCGAACGGGTAGGGGAGGGGGAGGCCGGACCCTTCGCGCTGAAGCTGGCCCTGCACCCGGTGGATCCGCGCTTTGGGCGCGAGCTGGAGCTGCTCTCGCGCATTGACCACCCGAATGTGCCCGCGCTGAAGGGCCAGGGGTTGTGGGCTCACCCAGCAGGCCCCTTCCCCTTCATCGTCATGGAGTGGGTAGAGGGAGTACCGCTGTATGACTGGGTTCGTGTGTACAACCCAAGCTGGCGACACTTGATGCGTGTGCTGGCCCAGGTGGCCCGGGCGCTGGATGCCACGCATGGGGTGCATGGGGTGCATCGGGACGTGAAGGGGGCCAACGTGCTGGTGCGGCCTGGGGACGGGAAGGCAGTGCTCCTGGACTTCGGAGCGGGGGATTTCCGAGGGGCACCGACACTCACGAGGGAGGTGCTGCCACCCGGCACGCCGCAGTACCGCAGCCCCGAGGCGCTGCGATACCAGTGGCTCCACTATCGCCACCGTGGCGCGCACTATGCGCCGGGGCCAGCCGATGACATCTATGCGCTGGGGGTAACGACCTACCTCCTCGTCACGTGTACCTACCCACCTCCTGCGATCGATCCAGCGGCGGCGGTGCGTGGCATCCTCGCTCCCAGTCCCAAGCCCAGGTTGCCCGAAGGGGTGGTGAAGGCGTGCCCGGACCTGGCAGGGCTCATAAGTCGGATGCTCTCGGATGACCCCTCTGCGCGGGGCAGTGCAGCGGAAGTAGCGCGGGAACTCGATCGCGCAGCGGAGAGGGCCGGGCGTCAGGCGGATCTGCCCATCACCTGGCGCACCGCCCAGGCGGTTGTCATGCGCACGGACTCCTCGGGCCCACTGCGCTTCGTCCGTGCTCGGGGAGGCGGGCTTGCCCTTGCGGCTGGGATTACCGCTGCCTTGGTTCTCCACGGAGGGTGGAGTGCATGGCGGCAGTGGCAGGAGCCGTCCGAGGCTGAAGTGGCCCGGCAGGCGCATGACGCGGGTGTGGCGGATGCTGGCACCGCGGGCCTCGCGAAGGACGCGCTCACGGCAAGCGTTCGCGTGGAGCCACCCGAGTCCGCCACGAAGGTGTTCAGCGTTGAGGTGCCGAAGGAGCCACTCCCAGGGCAGAAGCGGCCTCCGTGCGATAAGCGCAAGGTAGCGATCAACGGGGGCTGTTGGGGGAAACCAGAAGACTCGAAGCCACCGTGTGCCCAGGGGGACTACGAGTGGAAAGGCGTCTGCTATCAGCCGGTTCTCGCGATGCCAGTGCCAGCCACTTCGGAGCCCCCGTAG
- a CDS encoding DUF3396 domain-containing protein, with amino-acid sequence MTEHYPRIRLRDQEGFELLREGLSISFYMRHSHQGLVENILQSLEAYVRAVGPQALGWYLDEEGEPQPLNERGWEFIRKELRERQFPIIRLRDGSDNDNRYRFNYWGKDLQAPHVAKNPGTVCAATFWLPTEFLEEHGPERVRELAMEWAAPLPLCSGHGGLSFNAEYSLVGIRRQVARYWLRYPGIDVYDSPSDHSWDIGTRVRGPSWLTFLGQPVLGELGGAEGLRARLHSLGTTVQELDRDKVLITLGAWPEAGDTERGDTLPAYQELARVLEPWLFRDPDGRMLGQSEEDTRGWERRFLY; translated from the coding sequence ATGACCGAGCATTACCCTCGGATACGCCTCCGCGACCAAGAGGGCTTCGAGCTGCTGCGCGAAGGGTTGAGCATCAGCTTCTACATGCGGCATTCCCATCAGGGACTCGTTGAGAACATCTTGCAGTCGCTGGAGGCCTATGTCCGTGCCGTAGGGCCGCAAGCGTTGGGCTGGTACCTAGATGAAGAGGGAGAGCCACAGCCGCTGAATGAACGAGGCTGGGAGTTCATACGAAAGGAACTCCGCGAGCGCCAATTTCCCATCATCCGGCTGAGAGACGGATCCGACAACGATAACCGGTATCGCTTCAACTACTGGGGCAAGGATCTCCAAGCTCCTCATGTAGCGAAGAATCCGGGCACGGTCTGCGCGGCCACATTCTGGCTCCCCACTGAGTTCCTGGAGGAGCATGGCCCAGAGCGCGTCCGAGAACTCGCCATGGAGTGGGCGGCTCCCTTGCCCCTCTGCTCTGGGCACGGAGGATTGTCCTTTAATGCCGAGTACTCCCTGGTGGGCATCCGGCGGCAAGTGGCCCGGTATTGGCTCCGGTATCCGGGCATCGACGTCTACGACTCACCCTCGGATCACTCCTGGGACATTGGAACCCGTGTGCGAGGCCCCTCTTGGCTCACGTTCCTGGGACAGCCTGTGCTGGGAGAGCTTGGTGGCGCCGAGGGGCTGCGCGCACGGCTCCACAGTCTTGGCACGACCGTTCAGGAATTGGACAGGGATAAGGTGCTCATCACCCTAGGCGCATGGCCTGAAGCGGGCGACACAGAGCGAGGTGATACGCTGCCAGCCTACCAGGAACTGGCCCGTGTCCTGGAGCCCTGGCTCTTCCGCGATCCAGATGGACGCATGCTCGGCCAGTCCGAGGAAGACACCCGCGGCTGGGAGAGGCGCTTTCTCTACTAA
- a CDS encoding sulfatase-like hydrolase/transferase, giving the protein MNGFWGPFKQQPNVLILLTDQQRTAQYLPKDWVKTNLPNLWALMRGGVQFPNAMTSTTACSPSRATLWTGTFPMINGVDSVGATLNMKAHPNLTTLGLALASYAPKGITYDIAFKGKWHLNQSFESGQTLAQQQEDADRAKQLSDNNAMQSTYGFPGWTSQDFGTAMAMDLGGWKSGPVTIPEATINTMGAGYGGNDARVATGTSYVTKTESNPNGTVDSAKDWLAARAGKSDPSNPFCLIVSLLNPHDIFASPAGYTSAGYLPIASGPNKGKLPWQVAPFTDITTLPDSYDLSADQLANKPSMQGNYRWTAAQGASEEAERRAAALDYLRFYAYLETLSDALLGEMISALTGDMAANTLIIRLADHGEMGMSQGGMIEKEHQAYNETLLVPMVFSNPGLPQAAVCTGLAGLIDVLPTLVEICQLSVPEGILLQGTSLAPAIMAGASGSTYHQLQFATNDSGVEIRALVDDNKYNAKYVASYNGSSWQCELYDFSYDPSQNAPWPSEIINQIPVNGLQDGGYASSQATQATWSAMHAALTSAMQATNTTPPGWPATPPSVIPS; this is encoded by the coding sequence ATGAACGGCTTCTGGGGACCTTTCAAGCAGCAGCCCAACGTGCTGATCTTGCTCACGGACCAACAGCGTACGGCGCAGTACCTGCCAAAGGACTGGGTGAAAACGAACCTGCCCAACTTGTGGGCGCTAATGCGAGGCGGTGTCCAATTCCCCAACGCGATGACGAGCACCACGGCCTGCTCTCCTTCGCGGGCGACGCTCTGGACCGGCACCTTCCCCATGATCAATGGCGTGGACAGTGTGGGAGCCACCCTGAACATGAAGGCGCATCCCAACCTGACCACCCTGGGGTTGGCTCTGGCGAGCTACGCCCCGAAAGGCATCACCTACGATATCGCCTTCAAGGGCAAGTGGCACCTGAACCAAAGCTTTGAGAGCGGGCAAACCCTCGCGCAGCAGCAAGAGGACGCCGACCGCGCAAAGCAGCTTTCAGACAATAACGCCATGCAGTCCACGTATGGCTTCCCCGGGTGGACATCGCAGGACTTCGGCACCGCCATGGCGATGGATCTCGGCGGATGGAAGAGCGGGCCAGTGACCATCCCCGAAGCCACGATCAACACGATGGGCGCCGGCTACGGGGGGAACGACGCGCGGGTCGCGACGGGCACAAGCTACGTGACCAAGACCGAAAGCAACCCCAATGGCACGGTCGACAGCGCCAAAGACTGGCTCGCGGCGCGGGCCGGCAAGAGCGACCCGAGCAACCCCTTTTGCCTCATCGTCTCGCTGCTCAACCCCCACGACATCTTCGCGTCGCCAGCGGGCTATACCTCGGCAGGCTACCTGCCCATTGCGAGCGGTCCAAACAAGGGCAAGCTGCCCTGGCAAGTCGCTCCATTCACGGACATCACGACCCTGCCGGACAGCTACGATCTGAGCGCGGACCAGCTCGCAAACAAGCCATCCATGCAGGGCAACTACCGCTGGACGGCGGCCCAGGGCGCGTCGGAGGAGGCCGAGCGCCGCGCTGCGGCCCTCGATTACCTTCGCTTCTATGCCTACCTGGAGACGCTCTCTGACGCGCTCCTCGGGGAGATGATATCCGCGCTAACCGGCGATATGGCGGCGAACACGCTGATCATCCGCCTGGCCGACCATGGCGAGATGGGCATGTCCCAGGGCGGCATGATCGAAAAGGAGCACCAAGCGTACAACGAGACGCTGCTGGTCCCGATGGTGTTCAGCAACCCGGGCCTACCCCAGGCCGCCGTATGCACCGGCTTGGCGGGTCTTATCGACGTGCTGCCGACCCTGGTGGAGATCTGCCAGCTCAGCGTCCCCGAAGGCATCCTGCTTCAGGGCACGAGCCTGGCTCCCGCTATCATGGCCGGCGCCTCGGGGAGCACCTATCACCAGCTACAGTTCGCGACCAATGACAGCGGCGTGGAGATCCGGGCCCTGGTCGATGATAACAAGTACAACGCCAAGTACGTGGCCAGCTACAATGGGAGCTCCTGGCAATGCGAGCTCTATGACTTCAGCTACGACCCCAGCCAGAATGCCCCGTGGCCGTCGGAGATCATCAATCAGATTCCGGTGAACGGCCTGCAAGACGGCGGCTACGCCTCTTCTCAGGCCACCCAGGCGACCTGGAGCGCCATGCATGCGGCTCTCACGAGCGCGATGCAGGCTACGAATACGACGCCCCCGGGCTGGCCGGCGACCCCGCCGTCCGTGATTCCGAGCTAA